The genomic region GTCACTAATGGTGGATCAGGCTGCATATAAGCTGATAGTAGAGCTATGACTTCTATCCGTTTAATTGAGCAGTTCTAATCACCCTGTGTGATGATTGGAACTACTCTTTGGGACAAAACTACCAGTGCTTATCCCATAATATCCTTGTTGTGCAGTGGATTTTGGTATAATGTATATCACCATAGAACAAGATGGAGCAAGCATCTTATCCTGGGGGGGGATCTCAATTTTACTTTGATAATTACATTAGTTAGTGGTAAAGGTAATTAAGAAaaaagggtgggatatattaggcagtgaatgaatagtcagttcttgaatttcatgtattggaagcaaaataaaaaaggtgCAAGATCTGAGCGACTTTCACAAGGGCCAAATAAagatggctagacgactgtgtCAGAGCGTCTTCAAAACCACAAGTCTTGTGGGTTGTTAAtgatatgcagtggttagtacctaccaaaagtaatGCAAGGAAGGACAGCCAATGTCAGGATCATttgcacccaaggctcattgaaaCATGTGGGAAGGAAAGGCTAGTCCGTCTGGTTTGATCACACAGAAGATCTACTGTTGctttaaattgctgaaaaacgtaatgctggccatgatagaaagatgtAGAGCATCCCAGTATGGGGTTGCGTAgccgcagaccggtcagagtgcctaTAATGACCCCTGTACACTATGGAAAGTGCCTACAATAGGGATGTGAGCATTAGCActgaaccatggagcaatggaagaaggttgcctgtttTTGAGTCACGTTTTCTTTcatttatggcaatggtgtttcctgatggcaaTGCTCCCTgctacactgcaaaaaatgtttaggaatagtttgaggaacatgacaaatagttcaaggtgttgccttggtctccaaattccccagatctcaaaccAGCTGACCATCtgttggaacaacaaatccgattcaTGGAGGCacaacctcacaacttgcaggacttaaagaatctgctggtaatgttttggtgccagataccacaagacAAGTTCAGAGgatttgtggagtccatgccttaatGCATCAGAACTTTTTTGGGAGCACAAGTGGAATATACATGATATTTGGAAGGTGGTTTTCATGTTGTGTCTGCATAGCTCACTGCAAGAACCTGCAAACTGTAGAGATTTCTATCAAAGTAATGGTCTATTTTGGttttataatttaaatttaattaaatgttctGCTTTTTTAATGCCTtatctatataatgtataaaaatgaATCTGCACCAGCCTATcatgttatttaaagggaaaattcccaaactaaacaaaaaaatgtggcatatttttaaataaaaagctaCAGCTATTCTAACTTTGTAAACGGACGGGGGAATTAAGACACatgaggggggaggtggggggcggCTTGGGGAAATGAGACCCGTGTGGGGAGGGCTGGGTGAAATGAGACACGTGGAAGGTTCTGTTGAATACTCCAATACATTTTTAACATGAGGCTCTTTGACATAAAGGTTGACAACCCTAACATTTAAAGTGCATTTGGTGATTTGGACTTTACATATTCCATTGAATTGTAGATACATTTAATTCAATATACGTTTTCTTCGCTTTTCCAATATTAACataactttttttaatatattgtagaGTTGTATCTAAAGGACACAGAATGGCAGCAATGGCTGCAGTGACCATGAAGAGAGAGGGCCCCCAGTTTATCAGCGAAGTTGCAGTGAGAGGGAATGCTGCAGTCCTTGACTATTGCCGAACATCTGTATCTGCCCTGTCTGGGGCCACAGCTGGGATCCTTGGCTTAACCGGCCTATATGGCTTCATCTTTTATTTCCTGGCTTCATTCCTACTTTCCTTGCTCTTGGTATTAAAATCTGGTAGACGGTGGAGCAAATATTTTAAATCAAGGAGGCCATTTTTCGCAGGGGGTCTTATCGGAGGCCTGTTCACATATGTCCTATTTTGGACCTTTCTCTATGGCATGGTGCACGTCTACTGAGTCTACCATCATCATGGCACAGTCCCTTGGAAACACACTTTTTAATGGAATTTGAGAACTCCTACCCCACGGTTCATTTGAAGTTATAActagtttttaaattaaagtaaaatattgCTTGGTCTCTGCTAGTAACTTATATTGTTCACATCCCTGTTATGATttctttaattaaatacattctaACCCTCTAGATGTCTTGTATCTTGTCATTTATAATTCTCGATCGGTGTTGGAAGCATTCCAAAATACTGATCATCGGAGTGTGAGGAGAAGGAGGTCTTTGTAACAAACATATCTGTTGATTGCTCTCTTAATTTATACATATTCAGTTGTGTTTATCTCCATATTCTGAATATTTCAAATCCAGTATAACTGaatatttcaaatccattgttccATCTGTCTTGGTTGCattgtctttttaaaaaataatacaaattggtTATATGTGTAGatcattcaatatattttttcatagaaatatattttttacatagtgGGTGTCAAAAAGGAGTGCATTCTCTCTGTGCaaacatttttcttatttattttgttattgggGTGGAGGCTGGTTAATtttcaattgttttattttatgtttgtgatGTTATTGGTACCtggaattatttgtttttatttatttgtcaatAATACATATTCCTGGCCCTGTGCAAGGAATTCTTATTAGTTCTAGAGTGACCCACAGAACGATGTTatacaatcctatcctttaacatggtttccattactttgcccactactgaagtaaggcaaCAACTTTggatgtattccatcaggtcccattgacttctttgtctttacttttgacagtggaaaagaacctcttcctctgtaaactcacatataACAAATGACccgtttgtcct from Pelobates fuscus isolate aPelFus1 chromosome 1, aPelFus1.pri, whole genome shotgun sequence harbors:
- the EMC6 gene encoding ER membrane protein complex subunit 6 yields the protein MAAMAAVTMKREGPQFISEVAVRGNAAVLDYCRTSVSALSGATAGILGLTGLYGFIFYFLASFLLSLLLVLKSGRRWSKYFKSRRPFFAGGLIGGLFTYVLFWTFLYGMVHVY